One Trichomycterus rosablanca isolate fTriRos1 chromosome 10, fTriRos1.hap1, whole genome shotgun sequence DNA window includes the following coding sequences:
- the LOC134322141 gene encoding uncharacterized protein LOC134322141: MTPQKQSLPTVMEVPAEVLLESNSSKQTSAQTSLEKHDGMVVELDGQDSVVSPESIPPCLPSAGWLADFGNVYPNKTPNDDHQQVKNQSNWPEGPQQTEVNQNADVQSVSPNSAPEKSQEMIVQRVKTSGVVSLSDVEGYSRSCPDVRGKHKVRLCKNCLSRRKTGVAADDLSPKTCGMKRHKVAHSHLMGDKGKLCGMCRHDPGKKARYKASSSGSGSGSVNQYRKSQEVSENAVYPLEAPKKCSNGSFNAQTSPSARHAEKCPTSHQSKLREQNCSCDHLKVPRTNPAWSGDGYGHCSDVTRERNEENLAFSAKDRWRDAEQKHILHQQSDKSWKGGMQVSDTESTKSGGKTRTHKQKQCAQTPEIHRRDTRC; encoded by the exons ATGACTCCACAGAAACAATCCCTGCCGACAGTGATGGAGGTTCCTGCTGAGGTTCTACTAGAGTCAAACTCGTCCAAACAAACAAGTGCACAAACGTCACTGGAGAAACATGATGGAATGGTGGTTGAACTTGACGGCCAAGACTCGGTGGTATCTCCTGAATCGATTCCACCCTGCCTTCCTTCAGCAGGTTGGCTGGCAGACTTTGGCAACGTGTATCCCAATAAAACACCTAATGATGATCATCAGCAAGTTAAAAACCAGAGTAACTGGCCGGAAGGGCCACAGCAGACTGAGGTCAATCAGAACGCCGATGTTCAATCAGTAAGTCCGAACTCTGCTCCTGAGAAGTCGCAAGAGATGATCGTTCAGAGAGTGAAGACGTCTGGGGTggtaagcttgtctgacgtggAAGGCTACTCGCGTTCATGTCCTGATGTACGCGGCAAACACAAAGTGCGGCTCTGTAAAAACTGTTTATCAAGACGTAAGACGGGCGTCGCAGCTGATGATCTAAGCCCCAAGACTTGTGGCATGAAGCGGCACAAGGTCGCTCATTCTCATCTGATGGGGGATAAAGGCAAGTTGTGCGGCATGTGTAGGCATGATCCTGGAAAGAAGGCGAGGTACAAAGCAAGCAGTTCTGGCTCTGGTTCTGGCTCTGTAAACCAGTACCGTAAAAGCCAGGAAGTCTCGGAAAATGCCGTGTACCCATTAGAGGCGCCAAAAAAGTGCTCAAACGGGTCGTTTAATGCCCAAACTTCACCTTCAGccaggcatgcagagaaatgcccaACGTCTCACCAGTCCAAGCTCAGAGAGCAGAATTGCTCGTGTGATCATCTCAAAGTGCCTCGGACCAATCCAGCGTGGAGCGGTGACGGATACGGTCACTGTAGTGACGTCACTCGGGAGAGGAACGAGGAGAACTTGGCTTTTTCTGCAAAAGATAGATGGAGGGATGCTGAGCAGAAACACATACTGCATCAACAGAGTG ATAAGTCATGGAAGGGAGGTATGCAAGTGTCGGATACTGAAAGCACCAAAAGTGGAGGAAAGACGAGGAcccataaacaaaaacaatgtgCACAAACACCAG AAATTCACAGAAGAGACACAAGATGCTAA
- the buc2l gene encoding bucky ball, with protein sequence MPFFYVQPPQPYLPYQWPMPMPYSPYGGFPGFGYGMVLPPFPPASYVEAPGYIVPHTQMHMVDYRRMMTPHMAPTMAYQARRFRYQHTTPSGRVMVSSEVQTELVGTDSQRNSTVSSQNTSESGRSSASGSVLLSPKLDENQLPTCPEQEAIKSSTKTAAEMSGTATSSAVPNGGILFQAEEVRIECSGSPSALKIVHSQETGELARNASGELLQCSMESAEDVVMRCFQSVQFGENDQKKCLEDLGHLDEQYLPPCPDILLMRSCPTDGATLEGSDEPASSTLLGQGDSSLVKSAEDTCVLG encoded by the exons atgcCTTTCTTTTACGTTCAGCCTCCACAGCCTTACTTGCCATACCAGTGGCCTATGCCAATGCCTTACTCTCCATATGGTGGCTTTCCAGGGTTTG gtTATGGTATGGTGTTGCCACCATTTCCTCCTGCTTCTTATGTAGAAGCTCCTGGCTACATCGTTCcccacacacagatgcacatgGTGGATTACAGGCGCATGATGACCCCTCATATGGCTCCCACGATGGCATATCAAGCCCGTCGTTTTCGGTACCAGCACACCACACCCTCGGGCAGAGTCATGGTCAGCTCAGAGGTCCAAACTGAACTCGTCGGTACTGATTCCCAACGCAACAGTACCGTAAGTTCCCAGAATACGTCCGAATCTGGGAGGAGTTCCGCCTCTGGTAGCGTCCTCTTATCACCGAAACTCGACGAGAACCAGTTACCGACTTGCCCTGAACAGGAAGCCATCAAGTCTTCCACTAAAACGGCAGCAGAAATGAGCGGCACTGCCACCTCGTCTGCTGTTCCGAACGGTGGTATTCTGTTTCAGGCTGAAGAGGTGCGTATCGAGTGTAGCGGGTCACCTTCTGCGCTTAAGATCGTCCATTCTCAGGAGACCGGCGAGCTAGCCAGGAATGCAAGTGGTGAGCTCTTGCAGTGCAGCATGGAATCTGCGGAGGATGTGGTTATGAGGTGTTTTCAGTCTGTGCAGTTTGGGGAAAACGATCAGAAGAAGTGTTTGGAAGATCTGGGCCACTTGGATGAGCAGTATTTGCCACCTTGCCCAGATATTCTCCTGATGAGATCTTGTCCCACTGATGGTGCCACTTTGGAAGGATCAGATGAACCAGCCAGCAGTACGTTACTCGGTCAAGGAGATTCCAGCTTGGTAAAGAGTGCTGAAGATACCTGTG TGCTTGGATGA
- the LOC134322143 gene encoding bucky ball-like: MKQLDENRAEMEEPNKASHSVGGDRSVNHPKPFFYVQPPAQPFYAYQWHMNHPYSHHNFPGYGFHYGRPYMVPYSYLQYPGYVMPHAMHPVDYRRIYERNFPHSATCEVTLRQQQQQQGNVTQKETTCAGAQTEPCDALNKLIECLDQLHAADSSQTSGSVSPMTGDAKYVGETLERKPDSEEESSSSPVEHFIQEENQCLCEEMGKDEVHHHDCHSDSSRIQSSSGIGQGRQDDLIQDREGADTDEGMEWNGYNASRPSSHSSPARCSSRRRENQDLKNVQQRDVSDDHSCCILHLPFEKVLSSSVLGHSVTSSSLGSPLSYTYHPPKLAHERLSVLSPSLDELSSHDEVLSTDLDEIDLFPTRIYTRGKLSEVASRKGHASELCFLYPNRLTCTTCGSHSFRELNRSKTYRYKDFKDSGKVEGGSCEMGRTCEHCLQSVPSKSHVTKKVHPHIKQRTNTAQHRDTDVHEMSHSEHFYCEKCMSSPEKSTSHAFRAARPERRSRLTSDQLVWEHVSGNTRLKSCRAQPLPQRPQRQTKSRFKPHVCPGSRNNDDDAEEEVEDEEGQEMIQYHRGKGTTKRGGAPC, encoded by the exons ATGAAGCAGCTGGATGAGAATCGAGCAGAAATGGAAG AACCAAACAAAGCTTCACACTCCGTGGGAGGTGATCGTTCGGTCAATCATCCCAAACCATTCTTCTATGTTCAACCACCAGCACAGCCATTTTATGCATACCAGTGGCACATGAATCACCCGTACAGCCATCACAACTTCCCTGGATATG GCTTCCATTATGGCCGTCCATACATGGTCCCATACTCCTACCTGCAGTATCCAGGGTACGTCATGCCTCACGCCATGCATCCTGTGGATTACCGCCGAATATACGAGCGAAACTTTCCACATTCCGCCACTTGTGAGGTCACTCTTCgacagcaacaacaacagcagGGCAACGTGACTCAAAAAGAGACGACGTGTGCCGGAGCACAGACGGAGCCTTGCGACGCCCTGAATAAACTCATCGAATGTCTGGATCAGTTGCATGCCGCAGACAGTTCCCAGACGTCCGGAAGTGTGTCGCCAATGACCGGGGATGCAAAGTATGTGGGAGAAACCCTGGAGAGAAAGCCGGATAGCGAAGAAGAGTCAAGTTCTAGTCCTGTAGAGCACTTCATTCAAGAGGAGAACCAGTGTCTGTGTGAGGAGATGGGGAAGGATGAGGTTCACCACCATGATTGCCACTCGGACTCCTCTCGAATCCAATCATCAAGTGGTATTGGTCAAGGAAGACAAGATGATCTAATACAGGACAGAGAAGGTGCAGATACAGATGAGGGAATGGAGTGGAATGGATATAATGCCAGCCGGCCTTCGTCCCATTCCTCACCAGCTCGATGTTCCTCAAGAAGAAGAGAGAATCAGGATCTCAAGAACGTTCAGCAGCGAGATGTTTCAGACGACCACTCGTGCTGCATTCTCCACTTACCCTTTGAAAAGGTCTTATCTTCCAGTGTTTTAGGCCACAGTGTTACTTCCTCATCACTCGGATCTCCGTTAAGTTATACCTACCATCCTCCTAAGCTGGCTCACGAGCGCCTTAGCGTCCTGAGTCCTTCTTTGGACGAGCTCTCATCCCACGATGAGGTTCTTTCCACCGATTTGGATGAAATCGACCTGTTTCCCACTCGGATTTACACCAGAGGAAAACTGTCCGAAGTCGCGTCCAGGAAAGGTCAcgcttccgaactgtgtttccTCTACCCCAACAGACTGACGTGCACCACGTGTGGGTCACACTCCTTCAGAGAGCTGAACAGGAGTAAGACGTACCGCTACAAAGACTTTAAAGATTCAGGCAAGGTCGAGGGTGGAAGCTGTGAGATGGGCAGGACGTGCGAGCATTGCTTACAGAGCGTGCCGTCAAAAAGTCACGTAACCAAGAAAGTGCATCCGCACATCAAACAGAGAACAAACACGGCACAGCACAGGGATACGGATGTGCATGAAATGTCTCATTCGGAGCATTTTTACTGCGAGAAATGCATGAGTTCACCAGAGAAGAGCACCAGTCATGCATTCAGAGCAGCTCGTCCAG AGAGACGGTCCAGACTGACCTCCGATCAGCTCGTCTGGGAGCACGTCAGTGGAAACACCAGACTGAAATCCTGTAGAGCTCAACCCCTCCCTCAAAGACCAC aacGACAGACAAAATCTCGCTTTAAACCTCACGTGTGTCCGGGATCCagaaataatgatgatgatgctgaAGAGGAGGTGGAAGATGAGGAAGGACAGGAGATGATTCAGTACCACAGGGGAAAAG GAACCACAAAACGAGGAGGTGCTCCCTGCTAA